The sequence TTAAAACGGTAAAGCATATATCTTCTATTATCTGTACATATAAGGAGCGTAACTACTGTGTTAAGATATACAACTTCAGTAACTTATGCTTAAAGGCTTACATAGATTTAGCCCGGTTGGAGCATTTCTGATTTATGTAGAAGATGATGAAAACGGAACAGCTTAGCTGACACTGTTCCGTCTTGTTTCGTGGTGATTTTGATTATGAATTGTATTATCTGCTATCCAGTGTTTACACCAGCTTTTTCTTCCATACTCCAGCTAGAAGTGCAGTAACAAATGCTCCGACAATAATCGATGCTAAATAGAGAAAGATAGAGGTAATGCCGCCTTCAACTAGACCAATAACGAATAAACCGCCATGAGGAGCGCGCAGTCCAATATCAAATAACATACTTAGTCCGCCGGTAACTGCTGCACCAGCCATTACGGAAGGAATAACGCGGGTTGGGTCAGCTGCTGCAAATGGGATGACACCCTCTGTGATAAAACAAGCACCTAATACATAGGAAGTTTTTCCTGCTTCCCGTTCTGTTTTCGTAAACTTATTTTTAAAAAGAGTCGTTGCTAGTGCCATACCGAGTGGTGGTACCATTCCGGCTGCCATAATAGCCGCAATAAATGTGTAATTACCGGCATCGAGCATGGCGATACCAAACGTATAGGCCGCCTTATTAACTGGACCTCCGAGATCAAATGCCATCATGGCACCTAAAATTACTCCAACAAGTACTTGGTTCGTACCGCTCATACCTTCTAAGAAAGAAGAAATAGCTGTATAAATTTGCGTTAGCGGCGGATTGATGGTCATCATAATTAGACCAGTTACTCCGATACTGATTAATGGATAGAATAGTACAGGTTTTAGTCCGTTTAATGCTTCCGGCAGTCCTGTTAATAATTTTTTCACGAATAATGTAATATAACCAGCAAGAAAACCAGCAATTAATCCACCTAAAAACCCTGATCCGCCAGCTCCTTCTACACCGGAAACGGTAACAGCGATTAAACCACCAACCATACCAGGTGCAAATCCCGGACGATCAGCGATACTTGAAGCGATGAAACCTGCTAGTACAGGAACCATGAGGAAGAACGCTTTTCCTCCACCTATTTCGTTTAACATAGCAGCAAAGGCATTATATTGCTCACTATCTGGATTACTGGACTCAATTCCCCAGAAAAAGGATAGAGCAATTAAAATTCCCCCACCAACGACAAATGGTAACATATTGGAAACACCATTCATGAGGTGTTTATAAAAACCATTTTTTATTCCGCTATCTTTTGCAATGTCTTTTGTTTGTTCTGCACGGTAGAGTGGAGCATCCTTTTGAATAGCTCGTTGTAATAAATCCTTTGCTTCATGAATGGCTTTTCCCACAGGAACTTGGATAACTGGCTTTCCATTAAAGCGGTCCATCTCAACTTTTGTGTCAGCAGCAACAATAATTGTATCTGCCTTTTCGATTTCTTCTTTGGTTAATCGGTTTTTAACACCATCAGAGCCATTTGTTTCTACTTTAATAGAGATACCCATATCTTTTGCGGTTTCTGACAGTTTTTCTGCAGCCATATACGTATGGGCGATACCAGTTGGACATCCAGTTACAGCTAATATATTACTGGCTGCTTGTCTCGTTTTTTCACTGTTTCTTTTATCTAATTCTGCTTCCTTTTGATTCACAGCTTCCAGTATTTGCGCTACATTGCTGGCATTAACTAGTTTAGAACGAAACTGTTCATCCATAAGTAATGTAGATAGCCGTGATAATGCTTGTAAATGTTCATTATTGGCTCCTTCACTTGCTGCAATCATAAAAAACAAATAAGCAGGTTTCCCATCTAAGGAGTCATAGGCAATTCCTGAAGCTGATCGACCAAACGCAATACTTGGTGTTTTAACAGCGTGTGATTTCGCATGAGGGATAGCAATACCTTCGCCAATTCCTGTCGTGCTTTGTTCTTCTCGTTGTAAGATTGCTTCACGAAAGACTGCTTTATCCGTTAATCGTCCGGCTTGATCCAGCTGGTTAATTAATTCATCGATTACTTCCTGCTTAGAAGAAGCTTTTAGATCAAGTAAAATGGTTTCTTCTTTTAGTAATTCCGTTATTTTCATTCTGATTCACTTCCTAATTAGAATATGGACTAATTGTTACATGTTGAACTAATGATTCAACTAATGATTTTTCACATAAATCATTGCTGAAAGCTGTTGCACTACCAGCAGCCACCGCATAGCGAAAAGCGTCTATTTTATTTTTTTGTGACGAATCTGCGGCGATAAAACCAGCGACCATGGAATCGCCAGCTCCGACTGTATTAATAACCTCACCTTGTAATGGATCAGCAATTGCAATAATATCATTGGAAATGTAAATAGCCCCTTTACTTCCTAAAGAGATAATGACATGCTGAATGCCTTCTGATATTAATTTTTTACCATAATGGATAGCTTGTTCTGTTGTTGTGATTGTTGTATGGAACAATTCACCAAGTTCGTGTTCATTTGGTTTAATCAAATATGGTTTTAATTTAATCAGCTGTTGTAATGCCTTTCCCGAAGTATCGGCAACAAAACGGACTCCAGCTTGCTTGCATGTTCGAGCAATCACTTCTAAAAAATCAGGAGTGATGGAGTTAGGAATACTACCTGCTAAGACAAACCAATCATTTTCTTCAAAGCTATTTATTTTGGCTAGTAGCTCACGCTGTAGTTTTTTCGAAATAATTGGTGCTGGTCCGTTTAATTCTGTTGCTGACGATGCTTTGATTTTTACATTAATTCGTGTTGTTTCATTTGTTTGAATAAACTCCGTAAGAATCCCTTCTTCTTCGAGTTTTTGGGCAATATAGTCTCCGGTAAATCCTCCGATAAACCCAAGTGCAGTAGAGGTAATCCTGAAACGTTTAAGCACTCTGGATACATTTATTCCTTTTCCTCCAGGGTAATAGTTCACCTGATTTGCCCGATTAAGTGTCCCTGCTTGAAAGTAGGGAAGATAAGTTGTGTAATCAACGGATGGTGTCATTGTGCATGTGTAAATCATTTATCTGCCACCTTTAAGGTTGTTTGTTTTTCAAATTGTTCTATTTCTTCTAAAGAAAGCTTGTCGGTTAGTAAAGCCGCTTCCTGTAAGCTAATAATTTTGGCAAAACTGACTTTATTTTTCTTTGAATGGTCAGCTAGGACAAATGTTTGTAAGGCATGTCGGTGGGCGGTTTTTTTCACCATTGCCTCTTCAGGGTCAGGTGTCGTATATCCCAACTCTATATGAAAACCATTAACGCCTAAAAAGCATTTATCAAAGCGGTAATTGCTGATGGATTGGACGGTTTGTGCGCCAATTAATGCTCCTGTTTTTGCCTTTATATGTCCACCGGTAATGTAAGTGGGTATTCCATGTTTGATCAATGCTTCTACATGAGAAAGCCCATTTGTTACAACAACAATATCTTTATCTTTTAAGTAAGGAATTAGTTGGAGTGTTGTTGTTCCGGCATCAATAAACAAACAATCCCCTTCATCAACGAGACAGGCTGCCAGTTGTGCAATTTTTGTTTTTTCCTGAAGGTTTTTGGTTGATTTTTCTTTTAGGCTGAACTCCTGTAGTTTTCGTTCAGGTAAGATAGCGCCTCCGTGAATTCTCACTAGTTTTCCTTGAGCTTCCAGGTCTGTTAAATCCCGCCGAATCGTTGACTCAGAAGCTGCAGTTGCTTTAATAATATCTTGGATTTTAATAGAATGTTTCTCGTTTAATAATTGTATAATTATAGAATGTCTCTCTGCTGTTAACATAAAAAATATCACTCCAAGCTTGGTTTCGTCTTTATCATATACGAACCGCTTACATAAATCAATCAAAATCGTTAAAAAACATTCAAAAACAATCAATACTTAGATTGAATATGACGATTTTGTGAAAGTATGTAACGAGTGAAAGTTAGAAACCGATTTTTACGGAGAGTAGGAGGGAGAGCAAAAAGTCGCTAGAAACTAATTTACTTGGAAACCTATGCCACCTTTACGTTTTAAGGTGTTTCCTTGAAAAGCTTCTCTTGTTATTCCTAAATACCGTATGTATGGTTCCTGACAAAATGGGCTCTTTATTTATAGTTCACCTAGTAAATATTTAATTTTAACCATATGGAAAATTTCTATTGCAACTTATTTAGCATGTATGCTATAGTTTTATAAATTTATCTAAATATATACTACACATGTATGAACGATAACGAAGAAATGATCGAACGTTTTGATAACTAGATAAATATGGAAGGAAAGGAGAGAAGAAAAAATGAGAAAAGTAACCTTAGAAACAGTATTTTTACACCCAATTACACAGCGCTATTTAAAACGATCAGGCATGGCTCATGCTATTGCTGTTGCAGAGAATGCTTTCAAGTTGGCGAAAGAGTATAATGTGAACCCCGATCACGCTGCAAAAGCTGCACTATTACACGATGTCGGTCATTACACATGGTATCGGGACGGCAAATGGGATTATGACTTATACAAGAAAAATGATATACATGCGATTAAAGGAGCAAGTCGTGCGCACAAATTATTAATTCGGATGGGGGAGGATCCTGAGGCAGCTAAAGAAATAGCGATAGCGATATTGCTTCATACAGATTCCTATTTACCAAAAGGTGATCTGAAATTACTACCGTTGCAGCAGGTTGTTCATCTGGCAGATGAAACCGATGAGGAAGTTGGGGGTAAGCATCATTATAAGGTCATTCGTGATGATGAAGCTTTAGATCGGATTCGTTTCTTGGATCAGCAAATTGATGATTGGTTAAATAAAAATCAGACAAAGAAGATTGTCTGATTTTTTTGGTCTATTGGATAGGAAAAAGCTTCATATCTAGTTTATTGTATGTATGTACAATATATTGCTTTGGAACGCTTTAAGTTTTTGTTGGGGAATAGGAAGGTAAAACTTTTCCCCATTCATTATCCTTTTTATTCTTTGTTTTATTTTTGTAAAATACATACCTTTTTTAGCTTTAAATTTAATATAAACCAACTAACGAGGTATTATGAGCTTCAAATTTTTGGTTATTGATTGAATAAATAGCTTAATTTTTAATTTTTTATACAATTAAATAAAAGTGGCCAGTAGCCTTTTTGTTAAAGATTGAAGTCCCTTGACGCCTAGAGCGATATGGAATAGAGGCAAAAAACTCTTGCACTTTTTTCCCTAGTAATCTATGATTTTTTAGTAGCGACTCAACAAATCTATAGGCAAGGGGGAACATGAATTAAAAGTGACATACAACAGGAAAGGGATGACTATCATCCGTCTTTTCGTGAGCTGATTGCAGTAAATAAGAGTTAATTTGATAAACAAGAACAATACATAAATCGTGATCGCTGGTTAAGGTAACGTAATGGTTAATCCAGATAGTACTAAAGGGGCGTGCGAAAAGTTTGTCATAATAACCATAAAGAGGTCTCTAAAGTAGCGAATTATTGGGTTAAAGATAGTAAGTGTTTAATAAGTTAAACAGTGCTTGAGACATTCTATAAATTGCCAAAAGGGAAGCGGCTAATTATAGTTTAAAGAGTCTATGAAATTGTTAAAAGATGTGTGCTAGATACAAATAAAGCTGTTGTTTTAACAGAGTAAGTTTACGCATTAATCTATAATTCGGGCAAAGAAAAATACATAGAGCATAGGGACGAACGTAATCAATGGAGAGGTCTTCTGGAAAAAGCAGAAATACAAAATAATTTGTTTATTTAACTAAAGGGGGGGGGAGATTAGAATTAACAAAAAAAATAATTCATACTCGATTTTGTATGTTTGGCAAATTATAAATATGTCTAAAAGATCATTATTAATTCCTTTTATTATTACAGCGATAAGTAGTGTATTAAGTTTAATTATACCTTTGTTTGTAATGATAATCATGGATAACTTAGAAAAATATATTGATTATAGATTGATTACTATTGGGATTGTACTATTAACTGTTAGCACTATACTTTCTGCTGTTTCCACTTTTTTATTATCGCGGGTAGCTGAAAAAATAATTTTAAAACTACGGGAAAAAATATGGGACAAAATTCTTAAATTACCATTAAAATTTCATCAAAAAAATCGTTCTGGTGAATTAGTAAGCAGATTAACAAATGATACGATAGCAATAGTGGATGTTATGACTCATAGCTTAGTTGACTTATTTGAATCAATAATAACTCTTATTGTTTCTCTAATTATTTTATTTTATTTAGATAGCTATTTAACTTTAATCCTTGTTGTGCTTGTTCCGTTTTCAATATTTATCATTTATCCTTTAGGAGAAAAAATTTTTAGCATTTCATACAAGGAGCAGGAAAGGATAGCAGACTTAACATCATTTTCTTCTGGAATCTTAAAAGATATAAAAATGGTGAAGGCTTTTAACGCGGAGGATATTGAAAAGAATAAAGGTGAAAATAAATTCCAACATTTGTATAAACTAGGGATAAAGTCATCTATATTAAATTCAGTTATAACACCATTATTGGGTTTATTCTCCTTTACTGTATTGATTGTAATCGTGGGACTTGGAGCATGGAGAGTTAGCAATGGAACAATTTCTATGGGAGAATTAGTAGCTTTTATTATTTACTTGGTTCAAGTGGTAACCCCTTTTTTTGCGATGAATTTATTTATAACAGATTATCAGGAAGCTAAAGGTTCAATGAAGAGAATTTTAGAAGTTTTAAGAGAAAAAGATGAAATAGACAATCAAATAAATAAACACTCTTTATTACCTATTCATAGTGAACCTTCAAGATTAGATTTTAAAAATGTTTCTTTTGCTTATGATGAAAACCAAAAGATTTTACATAATATATCATTTTCACTAGAAACAGGGGAAATAGTGGCATTAGTAGGACCTAGTGGATCAGGAAAGTCAACGATTTTTAGTCTGATCGAGCGATTCTATCCTCCTTCACATGGAGATATGATGTTAAATAATAAGTCTTATCAAGATATTGATATAAGTTCTTGGCGAAAAGTATTTAGTTATGTGCCGCAAGATTTTCCTTTGTTTTACGGTACTATTAAAGATAATTTACTTTATGGATTGCAAGAGAAGGTATCGATGGAAGAGTTAATAGAAGCAACAAAGAAAGCAAATGCCCATGAATTTATTATGAAGTTTCCACATGGCTATAATACGCATGTAGGTGAATTTGGTAATTTTTTATCCGGTGGGCAAAAGCAAAGAATTGCAATTGCTAGAGCTTTATTACGTAAATCAAAATTTATTTTATTAGATGAAGTTACAGCAAATTTAGATAGTGAATCAGAATATCTGTTACAACATACATTGATTTCTCTAGCTCAAAATAAAATAGGCGTATTTATGATTGCGCATCGATTATCCACGGTAAAGCGTGCTGATAAGATATTAGTTTTGGAGAATGGAAATATAACAGGATATGGAACCCATGATTATTTGTATCGTACGAATCATCACTATAAAGATTCTGTAGATAAACAAAAAGCATAAATGTACAGATATTTTATGTGATTGATATGAGACTAACTATATAAATTCATTACAGCTATTTACTTTATACAGTTAGTCTCTTTATAAAATATTAACTTCGCTCGGCAAATAGCTTACAAATTTCGATGATTGTTCTTGTAGCTTTTTCCATATTATCTACAGAAACGTATTCATATTTTCCGTGGAAGTTTTCTCCGCCTGTAAAAATATTTGGAGTAGGAAGTCCCATGTACGACAGCTGTGAACCATCTGTACCTCCCCGTATTGGTTCAACAATCGGTTCGATATCAAGATTTTTCATCGCCTGATAAGCAATAGCTACAATCTCTTTTACAGGTTCAATTTTCTCCCGCATATTATAATATTGGTCTTTCATTTCAAGTTTAACTGCTTCATCACCGTATTTTTCTTTTAATTCGTTAACAAATTGTTTAACCGTGTCTTTTCTATTTTGAAAAGCAGTCTTATCAAAATCACGGATAATGTAGCTTACATTAGCATTTTCCACATCACCATTTACAGAAGTGAGATGATAAAATCCTTCATAGCCTTCTGTATGCTCTGGTGCTTCCTGCTCTGGAAATTTGCTGATAAATTCTGCTGCCATTTTCCCGGCGTTAACCATTTTATCTTTTGCTGTTCCAGGGTGTACACTATTTCCTGTAAATGTTACTTTAGCGGCGGCTGCATTAAAGCTTTCATATTGCAATTCTCCAAGCGGTCCACCATCAATGGTATATGCATAGCTAGCACCAAATCGTTTTACATCGAATTTATGTGGACCTCTACCAATTTCTTCATCTGGTGTAAAGCCGACTCGAATTTTTCCGTGCTTTATTTCCGGATGCTTGATCAGAAAGTCCATTGCTGTTACAATTTCAGCTACTCCAGCTTTATCATCAGCGCCAAGTAATGTAGTGCCATCGGTAGTAATCAATGTATGACCTTTGTATGTAGCAAGCTCTGGGAAATTTTTCGCAGACAATACAATATTTAGATCTTTATTCAAAACAATATCGTTACCATCAAAACTTTCGATGATTTTTGGATTGGCATTTTTTCCTGTAAAATCGGTAGCTGTATCGACATGAGCTAAAAAGCCAATTGTCGGAATATCTGCATTTGTATTTGCAGGAAGCGTTGCCATCACATAACCATAATCATCCATGGTAACATCCACCATACCAATTTCTCTAAGTTCTTTTACTAATAGATTTAACAGTTCAAGCTGTCCTGGTGTTGAAGGGGTAGCTTGATTGCTTTCATCAGATTGTGTATCGATTTTCACATAAGTTGTGAACCTTTCAATCAATGCTTCTTTCATTTTACTTTCATCTCCTAATCGTTTTAATTGATCGTATATTACAGGTGAAGCAGTTCTGTAATCGATTATCCCGCATGTAAGGTGCCGTAAGATACCCCCCTTCAAGATCCTGAGTTGGTACAAAAGGTTCTGAGTGATAGAAAACGGCACCTAAAAGCCCGATTGGGTCAAGGGCCTTTAGGTCATACTCTTGCCGTACTAACATTCCGTGTAAAAAGCATTCCACGGAATGAAGTCTCCCTTTATTATAACTTAATTTCAAACGTTTTCTAAGTGAACTTAAGTTTAAAATAAATCTGTTCCGAGTTCTGTAGTTTAGTTTCTACTTCGTACCATTCTGTTCCGACTTTATGAATTTTTGTTTTAAGTATGTACCGATATGTTCTGTTTACTTTCTTTTAAAGAAAGGGTGGGAATTAAGCTTTACTTCATTTAAAATAAATAATATACGTGTTCAAGAGAGTAGTGCAGTAGGTAATCAGTAAATTATATTGGAGGGAAACAATTGTCTTATATCATTTCAATTAATCGCTTAAAAAATTATTTGCATAATGAGCGAGGTAATACGGTCATTATGGATGTGCGTTTTGATTTAATGGATCCAGACGCAGGGAGAAAGGCTTATCAGCAAGATCATATTCCCGGTGCGATTTTTTTAGATATAGAGAAGGATTTGTCTGGAAAGAAAGAAATACATGGGGGGAACCATCCTTTACCAGATGTAAACGCGCTTTCATTAAAATTAGGAAGAATGGGAATTGATCATAACACAACAGTTGTTATTTATGATGAGAATAATGATATGTTTGCTGCAAGAGCATGGTGGTTACTTCATTATTTAGGTCATGATAAAGTCTATGTCTTAGACGGGGGATATGCTCGTTGGAAAGAGGAAGGGAATGAAACTACGGATTATATACCGGAGTTAAGTGCGAAAGAGTTTCACCCAAAGATTAGAAACAATCAAACAGTTAATATGGAAGAAGTGAAGCAGAAACTGAAAAATAAAACAGCGGTATTGGTTGATTCACGTGCCAAAGAACGTTATTTAGGAGAATCGGAGCCATTATATGCCCGAGCCGGTCATATACCAGGAGCAAAAAATTTCTTTTGGAAAGGTATACTGGGATCAGACGGGAGCTGGAAATCGGAAGAAGAGTTACAAAAGCATTTTGCTGACTTATCAAAAGATGATGAAATTATTGTTTCCTGTGGTTCAGGTATTTCAGCTTGTCCTAATATTTTAGCTTTAAAAATGCTTGGCTATAGAAATGTAAAACTTTATCCCGGAAGTTTTAGTGATTGGATTTCCTATGAGGATAATGAGGTTGCAGTTGGTGAAGAGGAATAATGAATAAAAAGAGATGTAAATGGGTAACGGATGATCCGATTTATATACAGTACCATGACTGTGAATGGGGAAGACCAGAGTATGATGATCAAAAACTGTTTGAAATGCTATGTTTAGAAGGAGCACAGGCAGGGTTAAGCTGGATAACCATCTTAAAACGAAGAGAAAACTATGTAAAGGCATTTGATCAATTTGATCCAACTATTATAAGCAAGTATAGTGAGAAAAAAATAACGGAGCTTATGCAAAATAAAGGAATTATTCGAAATCGCAGAAAGATAAATGCATTTGTTAAAAATGCTCAATCCTTTTTAGAAGTTCAAAAGGAATTTGGTAACTTTCATACGTATATTTGGTCGTTTGTTGGCGGAAAGCCGATGATTAACCATTGGGAAGCTCATGAAGATGTACCTGCATTCACAAAAGAATCGGAACAAATGAGTAAAAATTTAAAGCAACGTGGCTTTCAATTTGTTGGTCCGACTATTTGTTATGCATTTATGCAAGCTACAGGAATGGTCAATGACCATACAAAGGATTGTTTTTTATACGGTAAGAAGTTATAAATTTTTAACGTAGAAGTTGCTCACATTTAGAAAAACATATGGTGTTTTTCATGAAAGCCGATGTTCAAACGAAGAGAGAAATAACTGAGTTTTACTAAGATGGCAACGTCCTTGAAAAAAACGTGATACACCAGACTTAGAAAAAACGGTCTTTTTTCCAAGGACGTTCTGATTATAGCCTTTGTCCTTCTTCCAGTAGGAGATAAAGAAAAAGAGTTTCGCGGAATGAAGTTTTACTGAATCTCCGGTTTGTATGTCGGTAACCGGTGCTTGCACTTGTGTCCATTAGATATCAAAAAGGTAGATTTTTTGCTATAGTTTAAAGACATTTACTTGCTTGTTCAGTTTTTCTGCTAAATCCGCTAATTCATGTGTATTGTAGGAAACCTGCTCCATGGTGCTTGATGTTTGCTGAGTTGATGCAGCTACTTGCTCAACGCCTGCAGCAGATTCCTGAGATATGGAAGCAATTTCTTTAATTAGCTTGTCCATTACTGCACTGCTGTCTGTATTTTCTTTGAGCTTAATGGCAATTTCCTTCATTTTACTCGTCATATCCGTTATCGCTTTATTCATATTTTGGAAGTTATCACCAGTCTCTTCAATTTGCTCCTTCCCTGTTTTCACTTCATCATAGCCACGATGAAGTGAGGTAACCACTTCACTCGTCTCAGATTGAATCCGATCTACAATGGATGTTATTTCACCAACAGAATTAGCAACTTGTTCGGATAAACTTCTTACTTCATCAGCTACAACTGCAAAGCCTCTGCCATACTCACCTGCGCGGGCCGCTTCAATGGTAGCATTAAGTGATAATAAATTAGTTTGGTCTGATATATCTTTAATAACTTTTACTAGTTTAGAAATTTGTGCGGATTGTCTATCTAGTCCTTGTACTTGATTTACAGCATTTTCTACGATAATGTCAATCTGATTCATTTGCGTTACAGATCGCTCCATTAATCGTGTGCTTTCTGTTGTTAAATGTTGTACGTTATTAGCGTTTTTCATTACTTCTATCCCTTTACTTTCGGAGATCCGAATGTTTTCGACAAATTCATTCATATTCTCCGACAATTGATTGGCACTTGTTGCCTGTGATTCGATACCACCTGCTAGCTGCTCCATTGTTGCAGCTATTTGCACATTGCTTTCTTTTACTTCGTTAGCTGATTTATTTAATTGATCACTTTGTGATGCCACAGAGGTCGCTGCAATTTGGACGTTTTGAATAATCTCTCTGATTCGCTCCTTCATTTGCTGAACCGATTGAGCAAGCTGTCCAATTTCATCTTTTCCTTCTACTTCAATATCTGTTGTGTTTAAATTTCCGTCTGCTACGTCTGAGGTTAATTGAACAATCTGCTGCAGCCTAGACGTAATACCACGACTAATAAGAATCATAATGGGAATACCGATAGCTAAGGCTAATAAGTTTGTAATTGCTAATATGTATACACTAATATTTGAGCTCGTTTGTGCTTCACCTAGAGCGCTTGCCTGTTCTTCCTGCGTTTTTTCTAATAGTCTATTAACAAGATCTAGCGTATCATTTCGCAGTCTCGTTGAATAATGCCTTAAAGTATTTGCTAATTCCACATTACCTTCTTCAATGGATGGCACCATTCGATTTAAAAACGCCTCATCAATAGATTCATTTTTTACTTTAATTTCGTCAAAAATAAGGCGCTGATCCTTTGTCTTAATTGTTTTATCTAATTTAGCTGCTAATTCATCGAAGTCTTTTTGATATTCTTGAAAGGCGGTAAAATATTTCTCGTTTTTTGT is a genomic window of Virgibacillus proomii containing:
- a CDS encoding sulfurtransferase, whose amino-acid sequence is MSYIISINRLKNYLHNERGNTVIMDVRFDLMDPDAGRKAYQQDHIPGAIFLDIEKDLSGKKEIHGGNHPLPDVNALSLKLGRMGIDHNTTVVIYDENNDMFAARAWWLLHYLGHDKVYVLDGGYARWKEEGNETTDYIPELSAKEFHPKIRNNQTVNMEEVKQKLKNKTAVLVDSRAKERYLGESEPLYARAGHIPGAKNFFWKGILGSDGSWKSEEELQKHFADLSKDDEIIVSCGSGISACPNILALKMLGYRNVKLYPGSFSDWISYEDNEVAVGEEE
- a CDS encoding DNA-3-methyladenine glycosylase I, with the translated sequence MNKKRCKWVTDDPIYIQYHDCEWGRPEYDDQKLFEMLCLEGAQAGLSWITILKRRENYVKAFDQFDPTIISKYSEKKITELMQNKGIIRNRRKINAFVKNAQSFLEVQKEFGNFHTYIWSFVGGKPMINHWEAHEDVPAFTKESEQMSKNLKQRGFQFVGPTICYAFMQATGMVNDHTKDCFLYGKKL
- a CDS encoding PTS fructose transporter subunit IIABC; amino-acid sequence: MKITELLKEETILLDLKASSKQEVIDELINQLDQAGRLTDKAVFREAILQREEQSTTGIGEGIAIPHAKSHAVKTPSIAFGRSASGIAYDSLDGKPAYLFFMIAASEGANNEHLQALSRLSTLLMDEQFRSKLVNASNVAQILEAVNQKEAELDKRNSEKTRQAASNILAVTGCPTGIAHTYMAAEKLSETAKDMGISIKVETNGSDGVKNRLTKEEIEKADTIIVAADTKVEMDRFNGKPVIQVPVGKAIHEAKDLLQRAIQKDAPLYRAEQTKDIAKDSGIKNGFYKHLMNGVSNMLPFVVGGGILIALSFFWGIESSNPDSEQYNAFAAMLNEIGGGKAFFLMVPVLAGFIASSIADRPGFAPGMVGGLIAVTVSGVEGAGGSGFLGGLIAGFLAGYITLFVKKLLTGLPEALNGLKPVLFYPLISIGVTGLIMMTINPPLTQIYTAISSFLEGMSGTNQVLVGVILGAMMAFDLGGPVNKAAYTFGIAMLDAGNYTFIAAIMAAGMVPPLGMALATTLFKNKFTKTEREAGKTSYVLGACFITEGVIPFAAADPTRVIPSVMAGAAVTGGLSMLFDIGLRAPHGGLFVIGLVEGGITSIFLYLASIIVGAFVTALLAGVWKKKLV
- a CDS encoding ABC transporter ATP-binding protein produces the protein MSKRSLLIPFIITAISSVLSLIIPLFVMIIMDNLEKYIDYRLITIGIVLLTVSTILSAVSTFLLSRVAEKIILKLREKIWDKILKLPLKFHQKNRSGELVSRLTNDTIAIVDVMTHSLVDLFESIITLIVSLIILFYLDSYLTLILVVLVPFSIFIIYPLGEKIFSISYKEQERIADLTSFSSGILKDIKMVKAFNAEDIEKNKGENKFQHLYKLGIKSSILNSVITPLLGLFSFTVLIVIVGLGAWRVSNGTISMGELVAFIIYLVQVVTPFFAMNLFITDYQEAKGSMKRILEVLREKDEIDNQINKHSLLPIHSEPSRLDFKNVSFAYDENQKILHNISFSLETGEIVALVGPSGSGKSTIFSLIERFYPPSHGDMMLNNKSYQDIDISSWRKVFSYVPQDFPLFYGTIKDNLLYGLQEKVSMEELIEATKKANAHEFIMKFPHGYNTHVGEFGNFLSGGQKQRIAIARALLRKSKFILLDEVTANLDSESEYLLQHTLISLAQNKIGVFMIAHRLSTVKRADKILVLENGNITGYGTHDYLYRTNHHYKDSVDKQKA
- the pepT gene encoding peptidase T — its product is MKEALIERFTTYVKIDTQSDESNQATPSTPGQLELLNLLVKELREIGMVDVTMDDYGYVMATLPANTNADIPTIGFLAHVDTATDFTGKNANPKIIESFDGNDIVLNKDLNIVLSAKNFPELATYKGHTLITTDGTTLLGADDKAGVAEIVTAMDFLIKHPEIKHGKIRVGFTPDEEIGRGPHKFDVKRFGASYAYTIDGGPLGELQYESFNAAAAKVTFTGNSVHPGTAKDKMVNAGKMAAEFISKFPEQEAPEHTEGYEGFYHLTSVNGDVENANVSYIIRDFDKTAFQNRKDTVKQFVNELKEKYGDEAVKLEMKDQYYNMREKIEPVKEIVAIAYQAMKNLDIEPIVEPIRGGTDGSQLSYMGLPTPNIFTGGENFHGKYEYVSVDNMEKATRTIIEICKLFAERS
- a CDS encoding DeoR/GlpR family DNA-binding transcription regulator, which produces MLTAERHSIIIQLLNEKHSIKIQDIIKATAASESTIRRDLTDLEAQGKLVRIHGGAILPERKLQEFSLKEKSTKNLQEKTKIAQLAACLVDEGDCLFIDAGTTTLQLIPYLKDKDIVVVTNGLSHVEALIKHGIPTYITGGHIKAKTGALIGAQTVQSISNYRFDKCFLGVNGFHIELGYTTPDPEEAMVKKTAHRHALQTFVLADHSKKNKVSFAKIISLQEAALLTDKLSLEEIEQFEKQTTLKVADK
- the pfkB gene encoding 1-phosphofructokinase is translated as MIYTCTMTPSVDYTTYLPYFQAGTLNRANQVNYYPGGKGINVSRVLKRFRITSTALGFIGGFTGDYIAQKLEEEGILTEFIQTNETTRINVKIKASSATELNGPAPIISKKLQRELLAKINSFEENDWFVLAGSIPNSITPDFLEVIARTCKQAGVRFVADTSGKALQQLIKLKPYLIKPNEHELGELFHTTITTTEQAIHYGKKLISEGIQHVIISLGSKGAIYISNDIIAIADPLQGEVINTVGAGDSMVAGFIAADSSQKNKIDAFRYAVAAGSATAFSNDLCEKSLVESLVQHVTISPYSN
- a CDS encoding HD domain-containing protein produces the protein MRKVTLETVFLHPITQRYLKRSGMAHAIAVAENAFKLAKEYNVNPDHAAKAALLHDVGHYTWYRDGKWDYDLYKKNDIHAIKGASRAHKLLIRMGEDPEAAKEIAIAILLHTDSYLPKGDLKLLPLQQVVHLADETDEEVGGKHHYKVIRDDEALDRIRFLDQQIDDWLNKNQTKKIV